AAAGCCTCTAAAAAATATTTGTTAGAATTTTCTAAAAAATCTGGCTAAAGTCCTTGCTTTTATGAAAAAATAGGGTATAATGGTGAAAACACTATCTTTAAGGAGATTACTTATGAAATCGAAAAAGTGGCTCTTAGGAGCAGGTGCTGTTTTGAGTGCAGCCATACTGTTAACTGCTTGTGGGCAAAGTGAAAAGAAAGCGGATGCTCCCAAGACTTTCTCTTATGTCTACGCTATGGATCCATCTTCTTTGGATTATAGTGTGACGAGCAAGAGCTCAACCTCTGACGTTATAGCAAACGTTGTTGATGGTCTTTTGGAAAATGATAAGTATGGGAACTTAATTCCATCACTTGCAGAAGACTGGTCTGTTTCAAAGGATGGTTTGACTTACACCTACAAACTTCGTAAGGGTGTAAAATGGTATACTTCTGATGGAGAAGAATACGCTGAAGTTAAGGCCAAAGACTTTGTTACTGGGCTTAAACATGCTGCTGACGGAAAATCAGATGGTCTTTCTTTGATTCAGGATTCTATCAAAGGTTTGGCAGAGTATGTTAGTGGTGAGAGCAATGATTTCTCTACCGTAGGAGTTAAGGCTGTTGATGATTACACGGTAGAATACACGCTCAACAAACCAGAAAGTTTCTGGAACTCTAAGGTCACAACTGCAACCATGCTGCCAGTTAATGAAGAATTTTTGAATTCTAAAGGGAGCGACTACGGTGCACCAACCCCATCAGGTATCCTATATAATGGTCCTTATTTCTTGAAATCATTGACTTCAAAATCAGTCATCGAATATGAAAAGAATCCAAACTACTGGGATAAGGACAATGTCAAGATTGACAATATTAAACTAACTTTCTACGATGGATCAGACCAAGAATCTTTGATTCGTAGCTTTACACAAGGTGCCTATACAACAGCTCGTCTCTTCCCAACAAGTTCAAATTTTGAGTCAACTAAACAAGAGTACGGCGATAAGATTGTTTATAGTCCACAAGAAGCGACAAGCTACTACCTCACTGTTAACGTAAACCGCCAATCTTATAATAAAACAGCCAAAACAGACGAGGCTCAAAAAACTTCAACGAAAGAAGCTCTTCTCAACAAGAACTTCCGTCAGGCGCTGAACTTTGCTCTTGACCGTCATTCTTATACTGCTCAGTTGAATGGTGAAGAAGGTGCGAACAAGATTATCCGTAACAGCCTAGTGCCTCATGACTACGTTCAAGTGGGTGAAAAAACCTTTGGAGAGTTGGCACAGGCAGAGCTCGTTTCATATGGAGACCAGTGGAAAGATGTAGCCCTTACAGATGGCAAGGATACGATTTACAGTCCTGAAAAAGCTAAGGCAGCCTTTGCTAAAGCCAAGGAAGAATTGCAAGCCAAGGGTGTTACCTTCCCAATCCATTTGGATATCCCCGTTGAACAAACAGATGTAATCGCGGTTCAACAAACCAACTCACTCAAGCAGTCTATCGAATCATCACTTGGTACTGAAAATGTCATTGTCGATGTCCTTCAAATGACCGATAATGAGAAATTGAGCATTACATCTCAAGCCAAGGTTCCATCCCAAAAAGACTATGACTTGAACGGAACTGGTTGGGGGCCAGACTATCAAGACCCAGCTACCTACCTCAACATCCTTGATGCTAAGAAGGGTTCTGCCCTTAAACACTTGGGGATTAAGCGCGGAAATGATCCAGAAGTGATGGCTCAAGTTGGATTGGACGAATACAAGAAACTCTTGGATGACGCTGCAGCTGAAACAAGCGACCTTAACAAGCGTTATGAAAAATATGCTAAAGCTCAAGCTTGGGTATCGGATAGTTCACTTTTAATCCCAGTTGCTTCTTCAGGTGGTTCTCCAACGGTTAGCCGTACTGTACCATTTACAAAAGCTTACTCTCAAGTCGGGATCAAGGGAGACCCATTTGTGTTCAAAGGTTTGGAGTTGCAAAATGACGTTGTGACTGCAAAAGAATACGAAGAAGCCTTCAAGAAATGGCAACAAGAAAAAATCGAGACAAATGCCAAATACCAAAAAGAACTTGAAAAACACGTCAAGTAATCTATAAATAGACAAGGAAGTTGCAGGAAACTGTGCTTCCTTTTTGTTTTGAGACACCAGTTGTCATAAAAGCAGCAACTTTACATTTTTGAATAAATTTGATAAAATATGGTTATGTTATAAAAAGTGACATAAAGGAGTGAATGATGATCAAAATGAAAAAAAGACTAATCGGGACAGGTCTTGTCTTAGCGACAGGTATTTTGCTCTCGTCATGTGGACAGTCCAATACAGATACTAGCACTTATTCATCAACATTTAGTGCAAATCCGACAACTTTTAACTATCTTCTAGATTATTATGCGGATAACACTGCCGTTATTACCAATCTCGTAGATGGTTTGTTAGAAAATGACAGCTATGGGAACCTCGTACCTGCTCTTGCGGAGGATTGGTCTGTTTCATCAGATGGTTTGACCTATACCTACAAGCTTAGAAAAGATGCCAAGTGGTATACAGCTGATGGTGAGGAATATGCTTCAGTTAAAGCTCAGGATTTTGTCACTGGGATCAAATATGCCGCGGACAACAAGGGACAAGCTATGGATCTGATCCAAAATTCAATCAAGGGATTGAATGACTATGTGACGGGTGTGACCAATGATTTTTCAACTGTTGGTGTCAAAGCCTTGGATGATTACACAGTCGAGTACACCTTGACTCGACCAGAACCTTATTGGAACTCTAAGACAACCAATAGTATTCTTTTCCCAGTCAACGAAGAGTTTTTGAAATCAAAAGATAAAGACTTTGGTACCTTGACACCAGACAGTATCCTTTATAACGGTCCCTATCTGTTAAAAGATTTCACATCAAAATCTTCGATCGAATATGTGAAGAATCCACACTATTATGATCATGATAAAGTAACCATTGAAAAAGTTAAGTTAGCTTACTTTGATGGGTCAGATCAGGAGATGACCATTCGAAACTTTGAAAGTGGTGCTTACTCGATTGCAGGAGTCTATCCAAATAGTTCGAACTATGCTAAGACAAAAGAAAAATACCAAGACAATATCGTCTATAGCTTACAAGACAAGACATCTTGGTACTTTAACTTTAACGTCAACCGCAAAACCTATAATCATACCGCTAAAACAACGGACGAACAAAAGAAATCAGCTCAAACAGCTATCTTAAATAAAAATTTCCGTCAGGCTATCAACTTTGGAATTGATCGAACAGCCTACTCTGCTCAATCTAACGGTGAAGAAGCAGCGAGCAAAACCCTTCGTAATACTCTGGTTCCCCCAACATTTGTCCAGGTGGGAGATAAGACCTTTGGAGAAGTAACAGCTTCTAAGCTTGTGAACTACGGAACTGAGTGGTCAGGTATCAATTTGGCAGATGCTCAAGATGCCTACTTTAACAAGGAAAAGGCCCAAGCAAAATTTGCGGAAGCTAAAAAGGAATTGGAAGCCCAAGGTGTGACTTTCCCAATCCATTTGGATGTCCCTGTTGATCAGACAAACAAAAATGCGGTTTCTGGTATGAACTCGGTTAAACAAACCCTTGAAACAGTACTAGGTTCTGACAATATCGTCATTGATGTTCAACAGCTTTCTACAGATGACTTTGGAAATGTTGCTTTCTTAGCACCAAATCCAGCAGCTCGTGACTACGACCTAAACTTTGATGGTTGGGTTGGTGATTACCAGGATCCATCGACTTATCTAGACCCCTTCAATGCTGAAACTGGCTTCTATCTCAAGATTTTTGGTCTTGATGCCAAGGAAGACCAAGAGCTCATTAAGAGTTTGGGGCTCGATACCTATACACAACTCCTGAAAGAAGCAGATGCTGAGAATAAAGATGTCGCTAAGCGTTATGAAAAATACGCTGAAGCTCAAGCTTGGATGATTGACAATTCTCTAGTTATGTCTGCTATGTCAAATGGTGGTACAGCCTCTGTAACCAAAGTAACTCCGTTTACACGTGCCTACTCCCTAGTGGGAATCAAGGGTGACGGAAATAATTATAAGTACATGAGATTACAAAAAGACCCTGTTACCAAGAAACAATTTGATGAAGCCAAGGCTAAGTGGGAAGAAGAAAGTAAAAAGGCTATCGAAAAGAGCCAAAAAGAGTTTGAAAACCACGTAAAATAAGATTACAGACAAGGTTGCCCCTGAGCGCCTTGTCTTTTTGTGTAGAATGGTATTCGGAACTTTGCCCATATTTTAGAGCAACTTAAGAGAACAAAAACGAATGAAAACGCTGAAAATAGCAAGGATGGATGGAATTTCCATCATGATTGTGATATAATATTTATAACTATTAACGTGTATAGGGGATTATCATGAGTAGACGTTCAAAGAGAGCTCGTTTAGGGAATGTGAAACGAAATATTAATATAGTTTTAGCAACCATTTATTTATTATTGAGTGGTTTTTTGCTGTTCTTGATTTTTAGACACAACATTTTAGCCTTTAGATACTTGAATATTATTTCTGCAGTTCTCATTTTATTAGCTGCTTTAGTAGGACTACTGCTGATTGTTTATAAAAAAGCTGAGAAGTTTACGGTCTTCTTTTTGACGCTTGCCATCTTAGTTAGTTCAGTTTCTCTCTATGCTTTGCAACAGTTTGTCGGTTTTACCAATCATATCAATTCGACGTCAAATTACTCAGAGTATTCAATCAGTGTGGTCGTTTTGAAAGATAGTGAGATCAATAATGTGACTCAACTGGATACGGTTACGGGGCCAACAGAGACAGACAATGACAATATTCAAAAGTTGTTAGCAGATATTAAGACCAGCCAGAGTAAGGACTTGACAGTTGAGAAAGCGACTTCTTACCTAGCAGCTTATAAGAGTCTGCTTTCTGGTGAAACGAAAGCAATTGTCTTAAATAGTGTCTTTGAAAATATCATTGAAGTAGAGTATCCAGATTATGCTTCAAAAATCAAAAAAATCTATACAAAACAATTAACTAAGGATGTTGCGGCACCAAAGGTATCGAAGAATAAAGCTTTCAATATTTATGTGAGTGGTATTGATACCTATGGTCCGATTAGTTCAGTTTCGCGTTCAGATGTAAATATTTTGATGACAGTGAACCGTGATACCAAAAAAATCCTTCTCACTACAACTCCTCGTGATTCCTATGTTCCGATTGCGGATGGAGGAAACAATCAAAAGGACAAATTGACCCATGCAGGGATTTATGGAGTAGACTCGTCGATTCATACCCTGGAAAACCTATATGGTGTGGATATCAATTACTACGTCCGTTTGAACTTCACTTCTTTCTTGAAGTTGATTGACCTTTTAGGTGGCGTAGATGTTTATAATGACCAAGATTTCACATCTTTACACGGGAAGTTCCATTTCCCAGTTGGGAATGTTCATCTAGACTCTGAGCAGGCTCTTGGTTTTGTCCGTGAGCGCTACTCTCTAGCAGATGGAGATCGTGACCGTGGTCGAAACCAACAAAAGGTTATTGTAGCTATTATTCAGAAGTTGACGTCAACTGAGGCTTTAAAAAACTACGATAACATCATCAAGGGATTGCAAGATTCTCTTCAGACCAATATGCCTTTGGAAACCATGATGGATCTGGTTAATACTCAATTGGAGAGTGGTGGGAACTACAAAGTCAACTCTCAAGACTTGAAAGGAACTGGACGCACGGATCTTCCTTCATACGCTATGCCAGATAGTAACCTCTACATGATGGAAATTGATGAAAGTAGCTTGGCC
This window of the Streptococcus sp. D7B5 genome carries:
- a CDS encoding peptide ABC transporter substrate-binding protein, which encodes MIKMKKRLIGTGLVLATGILLSSCGQSNTDTSTYSSTFSANPTTFNYLLDYYADNTAVITNLVDGLLENDSYGNLVPALAEDWSVSSDGLTYTYKLRKDAKWYTADGEEYASVKAQDFVTGIKYAADNKGQAMDLIQNSIKGLNDYVTGVTNDFSTVGVKALDDYTVEYTLTRPEPYWNSKTTNSILFPVNEEFLKSKDKDFGTLTPDSILYNGPYLLKDFTSKSSIEYVKNPHYYDHDKVTIEKVKLAYFDGSDQEMTIRNFESGAYSIAGVYPNSSNYAKTKEKYQDNIVYSLQDKTSWYFNFNVNRKTYNHTAKTTDEQKKSAQTAILNKNFRQAINFGIDRTAYSAQSNGEEAASKTLRNTLVPPTFVQVGDKTFGEVTASKLVNYGTEWSGINLADAQDAYFNKEKAQAKFAEAKKELEAQGVTFPIHLDVPVDQTNKNAVSGMNSVKQTLETVLGSDNIVIDVQQLSTDDFGNVAFLAPNPAARDYDLNFDGWVGDYQDPSTYLDPFNAETGFYLKIFGLDAKEDQELIKSLGLDTYTQLLKEADAENKDVAKRYEKYAEAQAWMIDNSLVMSAMSNGGTASVTKVTPFTRAYSLVGIKGDGNNYKYMRLQKDPVTKKQFDEAKAKWEEESKKAIEKSQKEFENHVK
- a CDS encoding peptide ABC transporter substrate-binding protein; protein product: MKSKKWLLGAGAVLSAAILLTACGQSEKKADAPKTFSYVYAMDPSSLDYSVTSKSSTSDVIANVVDGLLENDKYGNLIPSLAEDWSVSKDGLTYTYKLRKGVKWYTSDGEEYAEVKAKDFVTGLKHAADGKSDGLSLIQDSIKGLAEYVSGESNDFSTVGVKAVDDYTVEYTLNKPESFWNSKVTTATMLPVNEEFLNSKGSDYGAPTPSGILYNGPYFLKSLTSKSVIEYEKNPNYWDKDNVKIDNIKLTFYDGSDQESLIRSFTQGAYTTARLFPTSSNFESTKQEYGDKIVYSPQEATSYYLTVNVNRQSYNKTAKTDEAQKTSTKEALLNKNFRQALNFALDRHSYTAQLNGEEGANKIIRNSLVPHDYVQVGEKTFGELAQAELVSYGDQWKDVALTDGKDTIYSPEKAKAAFAKAKEELQAKGVTFPIHLDIPVEQTDVIAVQQTNSLKQSIESSLGTENVIVDVLQMTDNEKLSITSQAKVPSQKDYDLNGTGWGPDYQDPATYLNILDAKKGSALKHLGIKRGNDPEVMAQVGLDEYKKLLDDAAAETSDLNKRYEKYAKAQAWVSDSSLLIPVASSGGSPTVSRTVPFTKAYSQVGIKGDPFVFKGLELQNDVVTAKEYEEAFKKWQQEKIETNAKYQKELEKHVK
- a CDS encoding LCP family protein — protein: MSRRSKRARLGNVKRNINIVLATIYLLLSGFLLFLIFRHNILAFRYLNIISAVLILLAALVGLLLIVYKKAEKFTVFFLTLAILVSSVSLYALQQFVGFTNHINSTSNYSEYSISVVVLKDSEINNVTQLDTVTGPTETDNDNIQKLLADIKTSQSKDLTVEKATSYLAAYKSLLSGETKAIVLNSVFENIIEVEYPDYASKIKKIYTKQLTKDVAAPKVSKNKAFNIYVSGIDTYGPISSVSRSDVNILMTVNRDTKKILLTTTPRDSYVPIADGGNNQKDKLTHAGIYGVDSSIHTLENLYGVDINYYVRLNFTSFLKLIDLLGGVDVYNDQDFTSLHGKFHFPVGNVHLDSEQALGFVRERYSLADGDRDRGRNQQKVIVAIIQKLTSTEALKNYDNIIKGLQDSLQTNMPLETMMDLVNTQLESGGNYKVNSQDLKGTGRTDLPSYAMPDSNLYMMEIDESSLAAAKAAINDVMEGK